Proteins encoded in a region of the Isoalcanivorax pacificus W11-5 genome:
- a CDS encoding LytR/AlgR family response regulator transcription factor, whose protein sequence is MRVLVCDDEQLARDRLVRLVDGIEGVEVVAEAANGREAVLAAQRVHPDVVLMDIRMPDMDGLEAAEHLSRTEQPPALIFCTAYDEHALDAFRVRALDYLLKPVSRDDLDAALTRARKMTRVQASDDDSGEKSTLRRQHISARTHRGLELVPVNDIRYFLADQKYITVRHGGGEVLIDETLKDLETEFGDLFVRVHRNALVALSFIEGMEQAPAGHHQLRLRGLEDTLVVSRRHVAGLRKVMQRL, encoded by the coding sequence ATGCGAGTACTCGTCTGTGACGACGAACAGCTGGCGCGAGACCGGCTGGTACGTCTGGTCGATGGGATTGAAGGGGTAGAGGTGGTCGCCGAGGCGGCCAATGGGCGGGAAGCTGTGCTGGCAGCGCAGCGTGTACACCCCGATGTGGTCCTGATGGATATCCGCATGCCGGACATGGACGGGCTGGAAGCGGCCGAGCACCTTTCCCGCACCGAACAGCCACCGGCGCTGATCTTCTGCACCGCTTACGATGAACACGCCCTGGACGCGTTCCGGGTGCGTGCGCTGGATTATCTGCTCAAGCCGGTCAGCCGCGACGATCTCGACGCCGCGCTGACCCGTGCCCGCAAGATGACCCGCGTGCAGGCCAGCGACGACGACAGCGGGGAAAAATCCACCTTGCGGCGCCAGCATATCAGTGCGCGCACGCATCGCGGCCTGGAACTGGTGCCGGTCAACGACATCCGCTACTTCCTGGCCGACCAGAAGTACATCACCGTGCGCCACGGCGGCGGCGAAGTGCTGATCGACGAAACCCTCAAGGACCTGGAAACCGAATTCGGTGACCTGTTCGTGCGCGTGCATCGCAACGCGCTGGTGGCGTTGAGTTTTATCGAGGGGATGGAGCAGGCACCTGCCGGGCACCATCAGCTGCGCTTGCGTGGCCTGGAAGACACACTGGTTGTCAGCCGGCGTCATGTGGCGGGCTTGCGCAAGGTGATGCAACGATTGTAG
- a CDS encoding TRL-like family protein: MKKLLLPLAAMAMLSGCATATMPVTGLLYGNVKAPLTATAAPEQATRVGRASVRSILGIIASGDASIHTAARNGGIREIHYVDYESQNFFGVLSEFTVVVYGN; this comes from the coding sequence ATGAAAAAGCTGCTCCTCCCACTGGCCGCCATGGCCATGCTCTCAGGTTGTGCGACCGCCACCATGCCGGTGACCGGTTTGCTGTACGGCAACGTCAAGGCGCCGCTGACGGCCACCGCCGCACCGGAACAGGCGACCCGTGTGGGCCGGGCCTCGGTCCGTTCCATTCTGGGCATCATCGCTTCCGGAGACGCCAGTATCCACACCGCCGCCCGCAACGGCGGCATCCGCGAAATCCATTACGTGGATTACGAATCGCAGAACTTCTTTGGCGTGCTGTCGGAATTCACCGTGGTGGTGTACGGCAACTGA
- a CDS encoding SRPBCC family protein, whose translation MAVQRIDIRKEFAAPVDKLFAFLSVHKNLETIFAPAKIRRVKDGSDVPDGLGSVRRMRILIAPPFEETITARVPDERIEYRITRGSPLRNHHGVMRFSATPSGGSALHYTIEFEGKLPLIGPIVRAGLDRGIRRGLDKVRL comes from the coding sequence ATGGCCGTACAACGTATCGACATCCGCAAAGAGTTCGCCGCGCCGGTGGACAAGCTGTTCGCCTTTCTCAGCGTACACAAGAATCTGGAAACCATTTTTGCACCGGCGAAGATCCGCCGCGTCAAAGACGGCAGTGACGTGCCGGACGGGCTGGGCTCGGTGCGCCGCATGCGTATCCTGATCGCCCCGCCGTTCGAGGAAACCATTACTGCACGGGTGCCGGATGAACGTATCGAATACCGCATTACCCGTGGCAGCCCGCTGCGCAATCACCATGGCGTCATGCGTTTCAGCGCCACGCCATCCGGTGGTTCGGCGCTGCACTACACCATCGAGTTCGAAGGCAAGCTGCCGTTGATCGGGCCGATCGTGCGCGCCGGGCTGGATCGCGGCATTCGGCGCGGCCTGGATAAAGTGCGTCTGTAA
- a CDS encoding DUF4282 domain-containing protein, producing MTDPQSAYTNRGQYPGTDDDLAAGNMLKNFADWRFNRYLTMQLLPLFYLLLILGALAVIAGLVAMAFYFSPMVGLIAAGISPFVLLITIAVIRAALEYLIMAHRIMRIIERMDALPHQVADLSYRVDGITQHVDQLIHRVDDIHDALMHARPVLSALSLPRRLLERLNGHSR from the coding sequence ATGACGGACCCGCAATCTGCTTACACCAACCGTGGCCAATACCCTGGCACCGACGACGATCTGGCTGCCGGCAACATGCTGAAGAACTTTGCCGACTGGCGCTTCAATCGCTACCTGACCATGCAACTGCTGCCGCTTTTCTATTTGCTGCTGATACTGGGCGCGCTGGCGGTGATTGCCGGGCTGGTGGCGATGGCATTCTATTTTTCCCCCATGGTGGGGCTGATTGCCGCGGGAATTTCCCCGTTCGTGCTGCTGATCACCATCGCGGTCATCCGCGCCGCACTCGAATACCTGATCATGGCGCATCGCATCATGCGCATTATCGAACGCATGGATGCCCTGCCGCACCAGGTGGCAGACCTCAGCTATCGGGTGGACGGCATCACCCAGCATGTAGATCAACTGATTCATCGCGTCGACGACATTCATGACGCCTTGATGCATGCGCGGCCCGTGCTCAGCGCACTGAGCCTGCCGCGCCGCTTGCTGGAACGGCTCAACGGCCACAGCCGCTGA
- a CDS encoding synaptic vesicle VAT-1 family membrane protein, whose protein sequence is MTQRQQIVITRAGGPDVLKIKEDRLAAPEANEVQVTVAAAGINFADILARQGLYQDAPPLPCTVGYEVAGTVTQLGAAVPGEWLGRRVFGLTRFGGYASHVNVPLAQIFEMPESMDFQQAAAIPVNYLTAWQLLCVMGNLKASETLLIQNAGGGVGLALIDIGKQLGARLLGTASAGKHAFLHERGLDQAIDYTRGDWLAEVMHLTDGRGVELVTDPLGGDSWRKSLRALRHTGRLGMFGVSEASANGVAGKLKLLKTALKMPFIHPVSLMNENRGTFGVNMGHLWHEVDKIREWMDALLAGWQDGWVRPHVDRAFSFSEAGEAHAWIEARRNIGKVLLVP, encoded by the coding sequence ATGACGCAGCGACAACAGATCGTGATTACCCGCGCCGGCGGTCCGGACGTGCTGAAGATCAAAGAAGACCGGCTCGCGGCACCGGAGGCGAACGAAGTACAGGTGACGGTGGCAGCGGCCGGCATCAACTTCGCCGACATTCTGGCGCGCCAGGGGCTGTACCAGGACGCGCCGCCGCTGCCCTGCACCGTGGGCTATGAAGTGGCCGGCACGGTGACGCAACTCGGTGCCGCAGTGCCCGGTGAATGGCTGGGCCGGCGCGTGTTTGGCCTGACTCGTTTCGGCGGTTACGCAAGCCATGTGAACGTGCCGCTGGCGCAGATATTCGAGATGCCCGAGAGCATGGATTTCCAGCAGGCTGCCGCGATTCCCGTGAACTATCTGACCGCCTGGCAGCTGCTGTGTGTGATGGGCAACCTGAAGGCGTCAGAAACGCTGTTGATCCAGAATGCCGGTGGCGGCGTCGGGCTGGCGCTGATCGACATCGGCAAGCAGCTCGGTGCCCGGCTGCTCGGTACGGCCAGCGCCGGCAAGCATGCCTTTCTGCATGAGCGCGGGCTGGACCAGGCAATTGATTACACGCGCGGCGACTGGCTGGCGGAAGTGATGCACCTCACCGACGGTCGAGGCGTGGAACTGGTGACCGATCCCCTCGGCGGCGACAGTTGGCGCAAGAGCCTGCGCGCCCTGCGTCATACCGGCCGGCTGGGCATGTTCGGTGTGTCGGAAGCCTCGGCCAACGGCGTGGCGGGCAAACTCAAGCTGCTGAAGACAGCGCTGAAAATGCCGTTCATCCATCCGGTGTCATTGATGAATGAAAACCGGGGCACCTTCGGTGTAAACATGGGCCACCTGTGGCACGAGGTGGACAAGATTCGCGAATGGATGGATGCACTGCTGGCGGGTTGGCAGGACGGCTGGGTGCGCCCGCATGTGGACCGCGCGTTTTCGTTCAGTGAGGCGGGCGAAGCGCACGCCTGGATCGAGGCGCGGCGCAATATCGGCAAGGTGCTGCTGGTGCCCTGA
- a CDS encoding ammonium transporter, producing MDSVHSAVATLTASANTLFILLGAIMVLAMHAGFAFLEVGTVRHKNQVNALVKIMTDFGVSTLAYFFVGYQIAYQTHFMVSATELTAEHGYALVKFFFLVTFAAAIPAIISGGVAERARFYPMLVAAALCVGLIYPFFEGIIWNGNYGVQDWLETTFGAPFHDFAGSIVVHGMGGWLALAAILLLGTRRGRFRQGQLVAFAPSNIPFLALGAWVLTVGWFGFNVMSAQTLDGISGLVAVNSLMAMVGGIIASMLAGRKDPGFIHNGPLAGLVAVCAGSDLMHPVGALITGAVAGVLFVLLFGYMQRKLQKVDDVLGVWPLHGVCGLWGALAAGIFGLEAFGGLGGVSFLSQLIGALMGVGIAFGGGLVCYGLVKALSGLRLSEEEEFDGADLSIHKIGANGVD from the coding sequence GTGGATTCAGTACACAGCGCCGTCGCCACGCTTACGGCCAGCGCCAATACGTTGTTCATTCTGCTGGGCGCCATCATGGTCCTGGCCATGCACGCCGGCTTCGCCTTTCTGGAAGTAGGCACCGTGCGGCACAAGAACCAGGTCAATGCGCTGGTCAAGATCATGACCGACTTCGGCGTCTCGACCCTGGCCTACTTTTTTGTCGGTTATCAGATCGCCTACCAGACCCATTTCATGGTCAGCGCCACCGAGCTCACCGCCGAGCATGGCTACGCGCTGGTGAAGTTCTTCTTCCTGGTGACCTTCGCCGCCGCCATCCCGGCCATTATTTCCGGCGGCGTGGCAGAGCGTGCGCGCTTCTATCCGATGCTGGTGGCCGCCGCCCTGTGCGTGGGCCTGATCTACCCGTTCTTCGAAGGCATCATCTGGAACGGCAACTACGGTGTGCAGGACTGGCTGGAAACCACCTTCGGCGCGCCGTTCCATGATTTCGCCGGCTCCATCGTCGTGCACGGCATGGGCGGCTGGCTGGCGCTGGCGGCGATCCTGCTGCTGGGCACGCGGCGCGGCCGTTTCCGTCAGGGACAACTGGTGGCCTTCGCACCCTCGAACATCCCGTTCCTGGCACTCGGCGCCTGGGTACTGACGGTCGGCTGGTTCGGCTTCAACGTGATGTCCGCGCAGACACTGGACGGCATCTCCGGCCTGGTGGCGGTGAACAGCCTGATGGCCATGGTCGGCGGCATCATTGCCTCCATGCTGGCCGGCCGCAAAGACCCCGGCTTTATTCACAACGGTCCGCTGGCCGGGCTGGTGGCCGTGTGTGCCGGCTCTGACCTGATGCATCCGGTCGGCGCGCTGATCACCGGCGCGGTGGCGGGCGTGCTGTTCGTGCTGCTGTTCGGTTACATGCAACGCAAACTGCAGAAAGTGGATGATGTGCTCGGTGTCTGGCCACTGCACGGGGTGTGCGGTCTGTGGGGCGCGCTGGCGGCCGGCATTTTCGGCCTGGAAGCCTTCGGCGGCCTGGGCGGCGTGAGTTTCCTGTCGCAGTTGATCGGTGCGCTGATGGGGGTCGGCATTGCCTTTGGTGGCGGGCTGGTCTGCTACGGCCTGGTCAAAGCGCTGTCCGGCCTGCGCCTGAGCGAAGAAGAAGAATTCGACGGTGCCGACCTCAGTATCCACAAGATCGGCGCCAACGGCGTCGACTGA
- a CDS encoding DUF6901 family protein — translation MAYELTYQLTYADGREDHIPVRPDPADHRLRPAADFIPPAWAALTHHQCSHCTLDPAEHPFCPVAVNIAHAFTGLRDGRSYEPVTLTVDTPQRSYRTDTTLQRALSSLLGLISALSDCPHTRPLHPMALQHLPLATEEETFTRALSVLLLREYLAGRDGHDVAATMERLYANLNQLNRSFARRLADAGDSDAAVNAIVLLDVLARDISFELSEHLPRMKALFGTP, via the coding sequence ATGGCCTATGAACTGACCTATCAGCTCACCTATGCCGACGGACGTGAAGACCACATTCCGGTGCGCCCGGACCCGGCCGACCACCGATTGCGCCCGGCCGCAGACTTCATCCCGCCAGCCTGGGCCGCCCTTACGCATCACCAGTGCAGCCACTGCACCCTGGACCCGGCCGAACACCCGTTCTGTCCGGTCGCGGTGAACATTGCCCACGCCTTCACCGGCCTGCGCGACGGCCGCTCCTATGAGCCGGTCACGCTCACCGTGGACACACCGCAGCGCAGCTACCGCACCGACACGACCCTGCAACGGGCGCTGAGCTCATTGCTCGGGCTGATCAGTGCGCTCAGCGACTGCCCACACACACGACCGCTGCACCCGATGGCGCTGCAGCATCTGCCGCTGGCCACGGAAGAGGAAACCTTCACCCGGGCGCTGTCCGTGCTGTTGTTGCGCGAATACCTGGCCGGGCGCGACGGGCACGATGTGGCCGCCACGATGGAGCGCCTGTACGCCAACCTGAACCAGCTCAACCGCAGCTTCGCCCGGCGCCTGGCGGACGCCGGCGACTCCGACGCGGCAGTCAATGCCATCGTGCTGCTGGATGTGCTGGCCCGCGACATCAGCTTCGAACTGAGCGAGCATCTGCCACGCATGAAGGCGCTGTTCGGCACACCCTGA